A part of Aspergillus flavus chromosome 1, complete sequence genomic DNA contains:
- a CDS encoding putative pantothenate transporter, with the protein MRRQNAARPENGDPTVLPNGFIDHKEPFTTISRSQDKPTTESDNSISILNERRWFHWHEPGTSKADKKLIFKLDWFLLSFSCLYFFIKQLDGNNISNAYVSGMKEELGFGPGNELSWMNTYFNIGQIVGGPLSNLALTVIRPRFWLPGCLVAWSLFVLFLFKCNTASQFYGLRFCIGFFESAAWPGVQYVLGCWYRKSEMARRSGLFVMSGVLGQMFSGYLQSALFTGMEGKGGMSSWRWLFIFDFVLAVPVAIYGIIFYPDTPENTTAFYLSESERERARSRISEEGRTPVGKMDGTVFTRILASWQLYTFSLGYAFWTLTCGSYVTQYFSIWLKSLNVYSVPQINNIPTALGAVNFFFMLTSGFVADKIGRRGPVCFAVGCLLTFCFAVFTAWPASRHLKMAAFILSGCYGCYTPLLAGWVNSSCGGDQQLRAFTLAFMVSLGQAVVIPFQQLQFPSGEAPTFTRTHGWVSGLCFVIILTLWTGFGIELVEWLVGRKEKGKGVIVEESNVDA; encoded by the coding sequence ATGAGACGACAAAACGCGGCACGGCCAGAAAATGGCGATCCCACCGTCTTACCCAATGGCTTCATTGACCACAAAGAGCCGTTTACTACCATCTCGCGAAGTCAGGACAAACCCACAACTGAGAGTGACAACTCTATATCAATTTTGAACGAGCGCCGCTGGTTTCACTGGCATGAGCCAGGCACCTCAAAGGCAGACAAAAAGCTCATCTTCAAACTAGATTGGTTCTTGCTAAGTTTCAGCTGCCTATACTTCTTCATTAAGCAGCTAGATGGCAACAATATCTCCAATGCGTACGTCTCTGGCATGAAGGAGGAGCTAGGCTTCGGTCCAGGGAACGAGCTCAGCTGGATGAACACTTACTTTAATATCGGCCAGATTGTCGGCGGCCCTCTGTCGAATCTTGCATTAACGGTTATTCGACCGCGGTTCTGGCTGCCGGGCTGCTTAGTGGCGTGGTCTCTGTTCgtacttttccttttcaaatGCAATACGGCCTCTCAGTTCTACGGGCTGAGATTCTGCATTGGATTTTTCGAGTCAGCCGCATGGCCAGGTGTACAATATGTGCTGGGCTGCTGGTATCGCAAGTCCGAAATGGCACGTCGTAGCGGCCTTTTCGTCATGTCTGGCGTCCTCGGCCAGATGTTCTCGGGCTACCTGCAGTCAGCCCTGTTCACTGGCATGGAGGGCAAAGGGGGCATGTCATCATGGCGATGGCTCTTCATTTTCGACTTCGTCCTCGCCGTGCCCGTAGCCATCTACGGCATCATTTTCTACCCAGACACACCCGAGAACACCACCGCATTCTACCTATCCGAAAGCGAAAGAGAACGGGCGCGCTCCCGAATCTCAGAGGAAGGGCGTACACCAGTTGGAAAGATGGACGGCACAGTATTCACGCGAATCCTCGCCTCCTGGCAACTATACACCTTCTCCCTCGGCTACGCCTTCTGGACCCTGACCTGCGGGTCATATGTCACGCAATACTTCAGCATCTGGCTAAAGTCACTCAACGTCTACTCAGTACCAcaaatcaacaacatccccaccGCGCTGGGGGCAGTcaatttcttcttcatgttgaCATCGGGCTTTGTCGCAGACAAGATCGGGCGGCGTGGTCCTGTCTGCTTCGCCGTCGGGTGTTTGTTAACATTCTGCTTTGCTGTTTTCACGGCGTGGCCCGCGTCTCGCCATCTCAAGATGGCTGCTTTTATACTCTCTGGTTGTTATGGATGCTATACGCCTCTATTGGCTGGATGGGTTAATAGCTCCTGTGGTGGAGATCAGCAACTTCGGGCTTTTACCTTGGCTTTCATGGTTAGTTTGGGTCAGGCGGTTGTCATTCCGTTTCAACAATTACAGTTTCCCAGTGGAGAGGCGCCGACTTTCACAAGGACTCATGGCTGGGTGAGTGGACTGTGCTTTGTGATTATATTGACGCTCTGGACTGGGTTTGGTATTGAACTTGTAGAGTGGCTAGTTGGCcggaaggaaaaagggaaaggggtTATTGTTGAGGAGTCCAATGTTGATGCCTAA
- a CDS encoding PLAC8 family-domain-containing protein has translation MPEATEKIYRSWPHGPPTYSQANPSHSRDITQNPDWNYSLFDCCDPGSLCLMSWCLPCLTFGKTQARNHDATLNGFSYCNADCTIFTGLGLIYSHWIIQTIRRGEMRERYGIKGSCCGDGCATFFCSCCALVQEEKEAELRTRAELGYQMTPGMEYK, from the exons ATGCCCGAAGCAACAGAGAAAATCTACCGCTCCTGGCCTCATGGACCCCCGACATACTCACAAGCCAACCCGAGTCATTCGCGAGATATCACGCAGAACCCGGACTGGAACTATTCCCTCTTTGACTGTTGCGACCCAGGCTCACTGT GCCTGATGAGCTGGTGTCTTCCATGCCTGACATTCGGCAAAACCCAAGCCAGGAACCACGATGCTACCTTGAACGGTTTTAGCTATTGCAACGCAGAC TGCACGATTTTCACAGGTCTCGGCCTCATCTACTCCCATTGGATCATCCAGACTATCAGACGCGGTGAGATGCGTGAACGCTACGGTATCAAGGGCAGTTGTTGTGGGGATGGCTGTGCGACGtttttctgttcttgttGCGCTCTGGTtcaggaggagaaggaggctgaGTTGCGGACGAGAGCTGAGTTGGGGTATCAGATGACGCCGGGGATGGAGTATAAATGA
- a CDS encoding fungal-specific transcription factor domain-containing protein, which produces MKYHTQRYRLNQSSPDRDGAERQPEQRWPYAYPPPACNRCRQYKKKCSKTLPSCRTCADAGRKCSYFASDRMAASSPEVLHARIQWLTQYIEDNIPGATVGQNMPPKQKEASQAVDEGAGERGSPRNPVQFQHNSQAQNTSSSLDNEPDNAEQKKGTSVMIWKGIDSKGPQSLACLNAYFHHVHRAYPFVDKTRIMQVQSANVNVVLIENDADSMMLYLIHAIGRTTLQRSGKLSPLTGEEVKLPYSIILQYCMENESIDSVQILLLLALYSLFDPHGPGPWTTVGILTRQAMAQGLTLQRTTNVDQTSPADEPSNRLFWSIYVLDRMVASSVGQPPGLFVPDAHIPLPAVTVTEFASAQRAEVSSMLLVTRHVIQLRRLESKITDAIFLRPRADVRSLTPSDRAAIISELHYAVDNWYSDGCLISRPEPSNVRIHDTMAWLNARYYQLLMLIYYPTPFNQPSRPGSHEHLLNVVQKYIHYSQALLELGQLPLNYITLTRFVPACLVLLYCFGHTTAMVFSAKQEIQSCIAILQSFSSGWEHARSLAKIMTDFASVVSMYESRSASCLVTLQTTPVLRHAAQPSLYPRVLSLRAQLIEVGGRIMGKANCYQFIEGWDVEAISSSSRPDTSSSTDAAVTRDIAALSSPLVGEVGWDFL; this is translated from the exons ATGAAATACCATACTCAACGCTATCGATTAAATCAATCCAGTCCCGATCGCGATGGGGCTGAGAGGCAGCCGGAGCAGCGGTGGCCGTATGCGTATCCTCCCCCAGCCTGCAACCGCTGCCGCCAGTACAAGAAGAAATGTAGTAAAACTCTACCTTCCTGCAGGACTTGTGCGGACGCAGGACGGAAATGCTCGTATTTCGCGTCTGATAGGATGGCTGCGTCGTCGCCAGAGGTCCTTCATGCTCGGATTCAATGGCTCACGCAGTACATTGAGGACAACATACCTGGAGCGACCGTGGGCCAGAATATGCCACCAAAACAGAAGGAAGCGTCACAAGCTGTCGACGAGGGTGCAGGGGAAAGGGGCTCTCCTAGAAATCCGGTCCAGTTTCAGCATAATAGTCAAGCTCAAAATACAAGCTCGTCCCTTGACAATGAGCCTGACAATgcagaacagaagaaggggacTTCAGTGATGATCTGGAAAGGGATAGACAGCAAAGGACCACAGTCGCTGGCATGTCTTAATGCTTATTTTCACCACGTTCATCGGGCATACCCATTCGTCGATAAAACACGAATTATGCAAGTTCAGAGTGCCAATGTGAACGTCGTGTTGATCGAGAATGATGCTGACTCCATG ATGCTATACCTTATCCACGCCATCGGGCGGACGACGCTTCAGCGATCAGGCAAACTTAGCCCCCTGACCGGGGAAGAGGTTAAACTACCGTACTCCATTATTCTCCAATATTGCATGGAGAATGAAAGCATTGATTCAGTACAAATTCTTCTACTACTGGCCTTGTATTCGCTGTTTGATCCTCACGGTCCTGGTCCATGGACAACTGTTGGAATCCTGACCCGGCAAGCCATGGCACAGGGTCTGACTTTACAGCGTACAACGAATGTAGATCAAACCTCGCCAGCAGACGAGCCGTCGAATCGACTCTTTTGGAGTATTTACGTACTGGATCGCATGGTCGCGTCCTCTGTCGGACAGCCTCCGGGGCTGTTTGTGCCGGACGCTCACATCCCATTGCCAGCTGTAACAGTTACTGAATTTGCTTCAGCACAGCGAGCAGAAGTTTCGAGTATGTTACTGGTAACACGACATGTCATCCAGCTGCGTCGTCTTGAGAGCAAAATCACGGATGCGATCTTTCTACGTCCTCGAGCAGATGTCCGTTCCTTGACCCCTTCCGATCGCGCCGCTATCATTAGCGAGCTTCATTACGCTGTGGATAACTGGTACAGTGATGGCTGTTTAATATCCCGCCCAGAACCAAGTAATGTGAGGATCCATGACACCATGGCCTGGCTTAACGCACGTTATTATCAACTACTGATGTTGATATACTATCCGACACCGTTCAATCAACCATCACGTCCCGGATCTCATGAACACCTCCTCAACGTTGTTCAGAAATATATCCATTACAGTCAGGCATTATTGGAACTAGGGCAACTGCCGCTTAACTACATAACGTTGACCCGATTCGTCCCTGCATGTCTCGTCCTGCTTTACTGCTTTGGTCATACGACGGCCATGGTGTTTTCAGCCAAGCAAGAGATACAAAGCTGTATAGCAATACTTCAGAGCTTCTCCAGCGGGTGGGAGCATGCCAGATCCTTGGCAAAAATTATGACAGACTTTGCTTCTGTGGTCTCTATGTACGAAAGCCGATCTGCCAGCTGTCTTGTGACATTACAAACAACACCCGTCTTGCGACATGCCGCACAGCCATCACTTTATCCACGCGTGCTTTCACTTCGAGCGCAGTTGATTGAAGTAGGTGGACGCATCATGGGGAAGGCAAACTGCTATCAATTCATAGAAGGCTGGGATGTGGAGGCAATCAGCTCGAGCTCTCGGCCGGATACCTCGTCGTCAACTGATGCTGCCGTGACGAGGGATATTGCAGCTTTGTCCTCACCATTAGTTGGGGAAGTCGGATGGGACTTCTTGTAA
- a CDS encoding putative dehydrogenase domain protein, translating to MATAVGNRLLPHIVDNDAETNPNGTFGLILKDNIPNQWIPLTKRQLAQAVNHVAWWFEQTVTEHCDTTTVAYMGPNDIRYVICAIALAKVGYKVNSQHTFLPSTRNSAEANAHLLDAVGCNCLLWGGQSHPAHGQALVPDLQVWQFPSLDDLLTSSVSHYPYHKTYQEAEDETFVILHSSGTTGHPKPVPLTHGYFSVLDRGAPPGTPSDCTCGLWNCVEKGDSMFGMSPLFHIAGFTTIIDAIFHGHQIIHYSSKPDIDSVLDALSTLRPRGAVIPPSLLQDMSRTPQALKTLSKTEYAGDTISKYCKLIPCIGSTELGHIPPTKSKATPEDWKYYQWPYYPDIHMELHEEGLYEMVIRRSPDSRLLHGVFHVFPELQEWRTKDLFSKHPTEGGLWRFESRTDDIIVLGNGEKVNPIEMEAAIEGHDLVRNAMIAGRGMTECVLLVEPDWDKFGDRDLDDGFIDEIWDSVEAANKQGPGYAYIEKDRIGIASREKPFQMNAKGTLRRALVCKDYESEISALGDDDPLNPVGSSSDAFQGDDVQTFIRQVVSSVSPNLELEEDTDFFATGLDSLQVIRMARIVTRGISMGSKESRGIHIDPQVIYRYCTIKSLSAYLSNAIEGNVSNGEAEDKVEDVQATLKHITNKYTASLPKIEHKALQVPSQSNIILTGSTGSLGSYLLDVLLSEPSIQKVYCLNRSSDAFERQRSSFHDRQLNVKALLSPKAEFLTTNLDDKTLGLSQSKYTELLNKTDAIVHNAWKVDFNLSVHSFEKDHIRGTRNLLDLCISSPKTAHMYFVSSIATTSGWDPSRGKIPEDILPDTVEPPLQGYGQSKYVAENICLAASTRSSVPVTILRVGQVAGPTTKSGGYWNLDEWFPSLVFTSKSMGSIPESLDMPVEWIPVVQNTLAQVVLEIIHQSDENNLGYTFTNNSEAHRSKSRESTGLGSGTWRNRCCHC from the exons ATGGCCACCGCAGTTGGAAATCGTCTACTTCCCCATATTGTGGACAATGACGCCGAAACCAACCCTAATGGCACCTTCGGTCTGATACTAAAAGACAACATTCCAAATCAATGGATACCACTCACCAAAAGACAACTAGCACAAGCAGTGAACCATGTTGCCTGGTGGTTCGAGCAGACAGTTACTGAGCACTGCGACACGACGACAGTTGCTTACATGGGCCCAAACGATATCCGATACGTGATATGTGCTATTGCTCTCGCAAAAGTGGGCTATAAGGTTAATAGCCAGCAC ACATTCCTCCCATCCACACGCAACTCCGCCGAAGCAAATGCGCATCTCCTCGATGCCGTTGGTTGTAACTGTCTTCTATGGGGTGGTCAATCTCACCCAGCACACGGACAAGCGCTCGTACCGGATTTACAAGTCTGGCAGTTTCCGTCCCTTGATGATCTTTTGACTAGTAGCGTTTCCCACTACCCGTACCACAAAACatatcaagaagctgaagatgaaacCTTCGTGATCTTGCACTCCTCCGGGACAACAG GACACCCGAAACCCGTCCCATTGACACATGGATATTTCTCCGTGTTGGACAGAGGCGCACCACCCGGTACACCCTCGGACTGTACATGTGGATTATGGAACTGTGTAGAAAAAGGCGACTCAATGTTCGGAATGAGTCCTCTCTTCCATATAGCCGGGTTTACCACCATCATAGACGCCATTTTCCACGGCCACCAGATAATCCACTACTCCTCCAAGCCGGACATCGATTCCGTACTCGACGCACTATCGACACTTCGTCCACGAGGCGCAGTCATCCCACCATCTCTACTACAAGACATGAGCAGGACACCACAGGCACTCAAGACGCTCTCAAAGACCGAGTAC GCCGGTGATACAATTTCTAAATATTGCAAGCTGATCCCTTGCATCGGATCCACGGAGTTGGGACACATCCCGCCGACAAAATCGAAGGCGACACCCGAGGATTGGAAATATTACCAATGGCCCTATTACCCTGATATACATATGGAGCTACACGAGGAGGGTTTATATGAGATGGTCATTCGTCGATCACCGGATAGCCGTCTGCTTCATGGGGTCTTTCATGTTTTCCCCGAGCTGCAGGAATGGAGGACCAAGGATCTGTTTTCGAAACATCCCACGGAAGGTGGATTGTGGCGGTTTGAAAGCAGAACAGATGATATAATCGTCCTTGGGAATGGAGAAAAGGTTAATCCTATTGAGATGGAGGCGGCCATCGAAGGTCATGATCTCGTGCGTAACGCTATGATCGCTGGCCGGGGGATGACTGAATGTGTGCTTTTAGTGGAACCGGACTGGGACAAGTTTGGGGACCGGGACCTGGATGATGGTTTTATCGATGAGATCTGGGATAGTGTTGAGGCTGCGAATAAGCAGGGGCCGGGGTATGCTTACATTGAGAAGGATAGAATTGGAATAGCGAGCCGTGAGAAACCGTTTCAGATGAATGCTAAAGGGACACTGAGACGTGCGTTGGTCTGCAAGGACTATGAATCTGAGATATCGGCCTTGGGGGATGATGACCCTCTGAACCCAGTGGGATCTTCGAGTGATGCCTTTCAGGGTGATGATGTGCAGACTTTCATACGGCAGGTAGTGTCTTCTGTTTCCCCGAATCTCGAACTCGAGGAAGACACGGACTTCTTTGCGACTGGGTTGGACTCACTGCAGGTGATTCGAATGGCTCGGATCGTTACCCGGGGCATCAGTATGGGTTCGAAAGAGAGTCGTGGGATACATATTGATCCCCAGGTAATTTACAGATACTGCACTATCAAGAGCCTTAGCGCATATCTGTCGAATGCTATAGAAGGAAACGTCAGTAACGGTGAAGCAGAAGACAAAGTCGAAGACGTGCAAGCGACGTTGAAACATATCACGAACAAATACACTGCCTCACTTCCAAAGATAGAGCACAAAGCTCTACAGGTTCCTTCTCAGTCCAATATTATACTCACAGGATCAACCGGCTCACTCGGAAGCTATCTCCTTGACGTACTATTATCAGAACCTTCGATTCAGAAAGTCTACTGCCTAAACAGATCATCCGACGCCTTCGAAAGACAGAGGTCCTCATTCCACGACAGACAACTAAATGTGAAAGCATTATTATCACCCAAAGCCGAATTTCTCACAACAAACCTCGATGATAAAACCCTAGGCTTATCCCAAAGCAAATACACCGAACTCCTGAATAAAACAGACGCCATCGTGCACAACGCCTGGAAAGTAGACTTTAACTTATCCGTCCACTCATTCGAGAAAGATCACATACGGGGCACGCGCAACCTACTGGACCTATGCATATCCAGCCCAAAAACAGCGCATATGTACTTTGTGTCCTCAATTGCCACGACATCCGGCTGGGATCCATCGAGGGGAAAGATCCCAGAGGATATTCTACCGGATACGGTCGAGCCTCCGTTACAAGGGTATGGCCAATCGAAGTACGTAGCCGAGAATATCTGTTTGGCTGCATCTACTCGTTCTAGTGTTCCGGTAACTATCTTGCGAGTCGGGCAAGTTGCGGGACCAACAACAAAGTCTGGGGGATATTGGAATCTGGACGAGTggtttccttctttggtcTTTACTTCGAAGTCGATGGGTTCTATACCTGAGTCGTTGGATATGCCGGTTGAGTGGATTCCTGTT GTGCAGAATACACTGGCCCAGGTCGTCCTAGAAATCATTCA TCAATCCGACGAGAACAACCTGGGCTACACTTTTACCAACAATTCAGAGGCGCATCGGAGCAAATCTCGTGAGTCTACGGGGCTGGGTTCGGGCACTTGGCGAAACAGATGCTGCCATTGTTGA
- a CDS encoding Alpha/Beta hydrolase protein, translated as MVEFVTINGAQLAYRLAGPANAPLIVTLHGGRGFGDHKSDFHAFLPLSSDYRLLSFDFRGHGRSSRTEPYSFRQLVEDIEGLRRHFVGGENPCIICGGSFGGFLAQQYAITYPSHVSHLILRGTAPSHHHEAEAIQVLEGRMHRAPGLSTRMLRDKIFGQFGSDLEFQLIMYAAAPLYSESFNADIAFGRNLDTVFYAKSHNDLYAEPEKFFDYRDDLSTVTAKTLIIVGERDWICPPAQSRVIASLIPNAHLEVIQDANHSVHVEKNAEVIGHIRKHLMRPAAIS; from the exons ATGGTTGAGTTCGTCACCATTAACGGCGCACAGTTAGCCTACCGGTTGGCTGGCCCTGCCAATGCGCCCTTAATAGTGACCCTGCATGGCGGTCGGGGCTTTG GCGATCACAAGTCGGACTTTCACGCATTTCTGCCGCTATCCTCAGACTATCGACTACTATCATTTGATTTTCGCGGCCATGGTAGAAGCTCTCGGACTGAGCCTTACAGCTTCCGACAACTAGTAGAGGATATCGAAGGATTGCGACGGCACTTCGTGGGTGGCGAGAATCCTTGCATCATATGCGGTGGAAGCTTTGGTGGATTTCTTGCTCAACAATATGCCATTACTTATCCTTCGCATGTTTCACACCTCATACTCCGAGGCACGGCGCCATCTCATCATC ACGAAGCAGAAGCGATTCAAGTCCTGGAGGGCCGCATGCATCGCGCACCTGGTCTCTCCACGCGGATGTTGCGAGACAAAATTTTTGGCCAGTTTGGCAGTGATCTTGAGTTCCAACTCATCATGTATGCAGCCGCTCCGCTTTACAGCGAGTCCTTCAATGCGGATATCGCCTTTGGTCGCAATCTAGACACCGTATTCTACGCCAAGTCACACA ATGATCTCTATGCAGAGCCGGAGAAGTTCTTTGACTATAGAGACGATCTCTCAACTGTGACAGCGAAAACCTTGATAATTGTCGGCGAGCGGGACTGGATTTGCCCACCGGCGCAGTCGCGGGTCATTGCGTCCCTGATTCCAAATGCTCACTTGGAGGTTATTCAAGATGCAAATCATTCGGTTCATGTCGAGAAGAATGCTGAGGTCATTGGGCACATTCGAAAGCATTTGATGCGGCCTGCAGCGATCTCGTAA